Below is a genomic region from Triticum dicoccoides isolate Atlit2015 ecotype Zavitan chromosome 5A, WEW_v2.0, whole genome shotgun sequence.
atcaaagatggttgtgttttctaaccatatacatgagttgtcatttgataaacgagatcacatcattagtagaatgttgtgattgacttgacccattccgttagcttagcacttgatcgttttagtttactgctattgctttcttcatggcttatacatgttcctatgactatgagattatgcaactcccgatcaccggaggaacactttgtgtgctaccaaacgtcacaacgtaactgggtgattataaaggtgctctacaggtgtctccgatggtacttgttgagttggcatagatcaaaattaggatttgtcactccgattgtcggagaggtatctttgggccctctcggtaatgcacatcactataagccttgcaagcaatgcaactaatgagttagttgcgggatagtgcattacggaacgagtaaagagacttgccggtaacgagattgaactaggtattgggataccgacaatcgaatctcgggcaagtaatataccgatgacaaagggaacaacgtatgttgttatgcggtttgaccgataaagatctacgtagaatatgtaggagccaatatgaacatccaggttccgctattggttattgactgtagacatgtatcggtcatgtctacatagttctcgaacccgtagggtccgcacgcttaacgttcggtgacgatcgacattatgagtttatgtgatttgatgtaactaaggtagttcggagtcccaaatgagatcggggacatgacgaggagtctcgaaatggttgagacgtaaagatcgatatattggacgactatattcggacatcgaaaaggttccgagtgattcggatatttttcggagtaccggagagttacgagaatacggggaagaagtattgggcctcatgggccaagtgctggaagagaggaggcagggagcgtgcccccccccctagcccaaaccgaattggactaggcggcggcccccctttcctcaatctccttccttctccccttcccccttcctttgctcctcctagtaggagtaggaaaggggagtcatactcctacttggaggaggactcctcctcctgggatGCCCTACCGGGGCCGGCcgaccttcccccttgctcctttatatacgggggcaggggacgccctagaacacacaagttgatcattgatcccttagccgtgtgcggtgcccccctccaccataatccatctcgatcatatcgtagcggtgcttaggcgaagccctgcgtcggtagcaacatcatcaccgtcatcacgccgtcgtgctgacggaactctcccgtgaagctctgctggatcggagttcatgggacgtcatcgagctgaacgtgtgctgaactcggaggtgccgtgcattcggtacttggatcggtcggatcgttaagacgttcgactacatcaaccgcgttctcataacgcttccgcttacggtctacgagggtacgtgaacgatactcttccctctcgttgctatgcatcaccatgatcttgcgtgtgcgtagagaaaattttgaaattactacgttccccaacactatggcCACGGGTTTTTTAAAAAATTCATATAATTTTCTGCACGAACGTGAATTGGGTTGGACGTTGAGCGCACGACCGATTCAAACGGACAAAAAAGATAAGACACATGTTTTTTTGGGTCGATGCGTTGGAGTTGCTGAGCGATGACATTGATAGACAACTGAGTCTACGACAACTGAGCCCAATAGTGAAATGGAACAAGCAagggcaaatttgacaattttgacctgTGAATGAAATCATTTCACAAAATGAACTGTCCCTAAAAAAATTCCACTCAGCTGACCTTTTTGAGTGGCGCCCGACACGAAGGCGTCACACTACACCGTGCAGCGCCTAACTGATAGGCGTTGCACGCCTAAGCAGCGTCCCACCCGTGTGATCCGAAAATTACTAAGTTAGTATATAGCACTTGAGAGCTAGGCGCTACAATGTATCTTAGCgtctaggcgttgcactagtggttgcttCTAAATAATgcaaccactagtgcaacgcctagagGCTAGGCGCCGTACATTAACTTAGTAATTTTAGGCAGTCCAGGGTGCGACGCTGGCCAGATGTGTAGCGCCTGTCAGTCAGGCATTACACAGTGTAATATGGCGCCTTCGTGTCGGACGCCACTTAAAAAGGTCAGTTAAATGAATTCACTGTGACGCCTTCGTATCAAGCTAGCGCCACTTAAAAGGATCAGTTGAGTGATTTTTTTCAAAAGCAGTTCACTTTATGAAATGATTTCATCCATTGATCAAAATTGACAAATTTGACACGAGCAAGTGTGGCTGGGTGAGTCAGACCAGCTACTGATATACTCCCTCCGGTTCTTTTTACTCTACATATAAAAATTgtttgaagtcaaacttcgtaatgtttgaccatatttatatgaaaaaatattagCATCTACAATGCTAaatttatacaatatgaaaattaaagtcatgacgcatctaatgttgttgatttcacaTTCTGAATGTTGATAGTTTTTTTTATAAACTTTATCAAAGTTTACGAGATTTGAtttcagacaaatcttatatgcgaaggaccggagggagtatataaagaaaagagtcagaccagctacCAGCAGCCTGCGTGCCATGTGAGTGGGCCCACGTGTCGCTGGTGTGGATTACTTAAACTCTGACCGTGTGTGCTCGACAGTTAATGAGATGGAAAACGTCTAAATCTGTCTCCCTTCTccccttctcccccttcctctcTATCCTGCTCATCCCAAATCTCCCACCTACCTCCATTGTTGCTTGTGATTGTCTCCAGGGCCTCACAAGGCGGCCGGACGGAGGTAGGTGACGAAGACTGTCGTTCGTGCTCATGACCACCACCCCGCCAGAATTGCCCTTGGCGGCGAGGTCCAACACCAAAGCTGTGGAATCTTTACGTAATTGACATGCGTTTCCAATCTTGATGAAAACATCTTCTATATTCCTAATTTTGGATCCTTTACACAAGCCCCCGTTACAAAGAACAAATGGAAGAAGCACATCGAGCCATGTCGCTGCCGGGGAGCTTCAATTTGCGGCGGCCGGCGGCCAAGTGTCGTGGCAGTGGTCGCCCTCGTAGGTGACGACGAGCATGGCGGGGTCGTCGGTGGCGCGCTCCACGTGCTTCCGCGCCGGGCAGCCCTTGACGGTGCCGCACCTGTAGTAGCAGCGGGGGTGAGGGGACCCCTTGATGGTCTTCTGCCCGTACTTGCGCCACGAGTACTTGTCGCCGACGCCGGGGATGTCCGCCGCGCCCGAGGTTACCGTGGGCACGCGTGTCGTGTACTTCACCCGGTTCTTGCGCTTCTTCGAGCAGTGGCACCGGCCACCGGCGGCGGCGTCGGAGTGCGCGCAGCGCGTCTGCTGTTGGCGTTGCTTGCGTTTGGTCCCAGCCGGGAGCGGCGACTTGCCGGAGGACACCAGCTGGCTCCAGCCCTTCGACACGCTGCCCTCGCCCCCCGCCGTCACGGACGAGAAGAAAGACGTCGACGTCACCGAAGGCGCGGCAACCGAGGCCGCCGCCGGCGCCTTCAAAGGCTTCGTGAAGTCCAGCGTCATGCTTTTCTGCGGCGCCAGCTGCGGCGAGACAGCTGGTGTCGGTGCCTGGGCCGGCATCGGAGGAGGGGCAGAGGAGACAGGAGGGGGGGTCAACGAGTCGGCGTCAGCGCCAACAGGGCCGCGGCGGAAGCGGGCGTGGCCGGTGCGGTCGAGGATGTTGATGACCCGGCGGAACCTGGACACCGCCTGGTCGGCCATCTCTCCGAGGGGCGGCGCGCAGCCGGCgcgggaggagaaggaggagatgaTGAGCTCGAGGCTGAGGAGCCCCGCGGCAGCGgcctcctggaactgctcctcGGCCTCGGCCGCGTGGCCGTGTGGGGCGTAGCCGCAACCCATGAGTTCGAC
It encodes:
- the LOC119299332 gene encoding probable WRKY transcription factor 17 yields the protein MAVELMGCGYAPHGHAAEAEEQFQEAAAAGLLSLELIISSFSSRAGCAPPLGEMADQAVSRFRRVINILDRTGHARFRRGPVGADADSLTPPPVSSAPPPMPAQAPTPAVSPQLAPQKSMTLDFTKPLKAPAAASVAAPSVTSTSFFSSVTAGGEGSVSKGWSQLVSSGKSPLPAGTKRKQRQQQTRCAHSDAAAGGRCHCSKKRKNRVKYTTRVPTVTSGAADIPGVGDKYSWRKYGQKTIKGSPHPRCYYRCGTVKGCPARKHVERATDDPAMLVVTYEGDHCHDTWPPAAAN